The following coding sequences are from one Triticum aestivum cultivar Chinese Spring chromosome 5A, IWGSC CS RefSeq v2.1, whole genome shotgun sequence window:
- the LOC123106163 gene encoding uncharacterized protein isoform X1 has translation MEKKMLAAQRKERVQDRMYQGKQRGGCHMVKELTSGFTAAVEEEQGEEHGQSSEEEGDVQDELTDEDFYERDFDVQDGDDDMFDAHVDKNVDDHIEKTEFSDYEAELLEDALEDSHLNMSREEKEKLKHKFSVFNPTTDLNALVFKLGMVFADMIELRHALNAYSVRNRVKVRKLRNTNRSLEAVCKDDCTWYLKAGKDNRSSSIQIKKYTDKHTCTKAWDLKVLTAPFLTKQFREEFRGNEKMPLLKFSEKVEQEFNLVAHRSKLGRARRAAVKEIRGEDDDQYNTLWDYGQELRRSNPGSLFFLCTKEVFDDKAKVTKDHFSTLYWSYDACKRGFLKGCRPIIFLDGCHIKTRYKGNILTAVGIDPNDCIFPIAFGICEVESTHSWEWFLASLKDDLNIINTSTFTIMSDRQKGLTNAMKKVFPDSEHRNCVRHIYQNFHKVHKGEQLKNDLWAIARSTNEAAYTRNMDKMRDHSFAAFNWVENLSPRTWIKAFFDPFCKCDILLNNMCEVFNSYILDGRELPIKSMLDYIFWKTSNRMVGKQREAEKWTGRLCPKIQKKLDKYVEWAKNCRVREYGRGVFQVISLNNTYIVDLNMLSCNCKRWELSGIPCHHAIACFRHERIEPESMVHSCYTIEEYKKWYGFNMRPMRDPEEWEKMHGNPVFPPIYTKVMGRPKESRKKDPEEKKDKKGVRKLTKHGVSMHCSVCGGADHNKKGHYKHVNQPPTEEAPGESEEEYNDPSIIAEKFTYPAPMDFGPLPESSFIANARDTIPIGRVTTAMSRGRVRGGTSGSNATRGGRSARNATRGGRSGTNARRGGRSASNATRGGRIVSNATRGGTAPSATRGGNYPSGSNPPRGARAAAP, from the exons atggaaaagaaaatgttagCTGCTCAGCGAAAGGAAAGAGTCCAAGACAGAATGTATCAAGGAAAACAAAGAGGAGGATGTCATATGGTGAAGGAACTAACTTCTGGGTTTACAGCTGCAGTGGAGGAAGAGCAAGGAGAGGAGCATGGTCAGAGCAGTGAAGAAGAGGGTGATGTTCAGGATGAGTTAACAGATGAGGATTTTTATGAGAGAGACTTTGATGTCCAAGATGGTGACGATGACATGTTTGATGCACATGTTGACAAAAATGTAGATGACCACATAGAGAAGACTGAATTTTCTGACTATGAAGCAGAACTCCTAGAAGATGCACTGGAGGACAGTCATTTGAATATGTcaagagaagagaaagagaagttGAAGCATAAATTCAGTGTTTTCAACCCTACCACAGACCTGAACGCACTAGTGTTTAAGCTAGGTATGGTATTTGCAGACATGATAGAGCTGAGACATGCTCTCAATGCATATAGTGTCAGAAATAGAGTGAAGGTGAGGAAGCTCAGGAATACTAACAGGTCATTAGAGGCAGTATGCAAGGATGATTGTACTTGGTACTTGAAGGCAGGCAAGGACAATAGATCCAGCAGCATTCAGATCAAGAAGTATACTGACAAACATACTTGCACCAAAGCTTGGGATCTGAAAGTGCTTACTGCTCCCTTTCTTACTAAACAGTTCAGAGAAGAGTTCAGAGGCAATGAGAAAATGCCCTTACTGAAATTTTCAGAGAAGGTGGAACAAGAATTTAACTTAGTTGCTCACAGGAGTAAGTTGGGAAGGGCAAGAAGAGCAGCCGTTAAAGAAATCAGGGGAGAAGATGATGATCAATACAACACTTTATGGGACTATGGGCAGGAGTTGAGAAGGAGCAATCCAGGAAGCCTATTTTTCTTGTGCACAAAGGAAGTGTTTGATGACAAGGCCAAGGTCACAAAGGACCACTTCTCAACATTGTACTGGTCTTATGATGCATGTAAGAGGGGTTTTTTGAAGGGTTGCAGACCAATAATTTTCCTTGATGGTTGTCACATCAAAACAAGATATAAGGGGAATATATTGACAGCAGTTGGGATTGATCCAAATGATTGTATCTTTCCTATAGCATTTGGCATATGTGAAGTGGAGTCAACACACAGTTGGGAGTGGTTTCTAGCCTCTTTGAAGGATGACCTGAATATAATCAATACATCAACATTCACCATTATGAGTGACAGACAGAAG GGTTTGACGAATGCTATGAAGAAAGTTTTCCCTGATTCAGAACATAGGAACTGTGTTAGGCACATTTACCAAAATTTCCACAAAGTACACAAGGGTGAACAACTGAAGAATGACCTCTGGGCCATAGCAAGATCCACTAATGAAGCTGCCTACACCAGAAACATGGATAAGATGAGAGATCACAGCTTTGCAGCATTCAATTGGGTTGAGAACTTGTCCCCAAGAACTTGGATCAAAGCTTTCTTTGACCCTTTCTGCAAGTGTGATATATTGCTGAATAACATGTGTGAGGTGTTTAACAG CTACATTTTGGATGGTAGAGAGTTGCCAATTAAATCAATGCTGGATTACATCTTCTGGAAGACTTCAAATAGGATGGTTGGTAAGCAAAGGGAGGCAGAAAAGTGGACAGGCAGGCTTTGCCCCAAGATACAGAAGAAGCTGGACAAGTATGTTGAGTGGGCAAAAAATTGCAGGGTGAGGGAGTATGGAAGAGGTGTATTCCAGGTTATCTCATTAAACAACACTTACATTGTTGATCTGAACATGTTGAGCTGTAACTGCAAAAGGTGGGAATTGTCTGGTATACCTTGTCATCATGCAATTGCTTGTTTTAGGCATGAGAGAATTGAGCCTGAGAGCATGGTCCATTCATGCTACACTATTGAGGAGTACAAGAAGTGGTATGGCTTCAATATGAGGCCAATGAGGGATCCAGAGGAATGGGAAAAGATGCATGGCAATCCTGTTTTTCCACCCATATACACCAAAGTAATGGGCAGGCCCAAGGAAAGTAGGAAAAaagatccagaggagaagaaggatAAGAAAGGAGTTAGGAAGTTGACCAAGCATGGTGTTAGCATGCATTGCTCTGTTTGTGGGGGCGCTGATCATAACAAGAAAGGGCATTACAAACACGTGAATCAACCACCTACCGAGGAAGCACCTGGGGAATCAGAAGAAGAATACAATGATCCAAGCATAATTGCT GAAAAATTTACATACCCTGCACCTATGGACTTTGGTCCCCTGCCTGAGTCTAGCTTTATTGCTAATGCTAGGGACACAATCCCTATAGGCAGGGTGACAACAGCCATGTCCAGGGGCAGGGTGAGAGGAGGAACAAGTGGAAGCAATGCAACAAGAGGAGGAAGAAGTGCAAGAAATGCAACAAGGGGTGGTAGAAGTGGTACCAATGCAAGAAGGGGAGGAAGAAGTGCAAGCAATGCAACAAGGGGCGGCAgaatagtaagcaatgcaacaagGGGAGGAACTGCTCCAAGTGCAACTAGAGGTGGCAATTACCCAAGTGGAAGTAATCCTCCCAGAGGAGCAAGGGCTGCTGCTCCATGA
- the LOC123106164 gene encoding xyloglucan endotransglucosylase/hydrolase protein 31: MMTMMMQIRPHIAISNLMVVVGAVMLLLLQQGRWAEAQPSPGYYPSSKVSSMPFSQWYSNLWGAQHQSLSPDQTSLTLWMDRSSGSGFKSKRAYRNGYFGVSMKVQPGYTAGVNTAFYLSNNEAYPGYHDEIDVELLGTVPGEPYTLQTNVYVRGTGDAHPIVGREMRFHLWFDPAAAFHHYAVLWNPDEIVFLVDDVPVRRYQKKVEATFPEREMWAYGSVWDASDWATDGGRYRSDYRYQPFVSGFKDFKVAGCEVGAPASCSPVPAGPGGGLSAQQTAAMSWAQQRAMVYYYCQDSSKDRSNYPEC, encoded by the exons atgatgacgatgatgatgcagATTAGGCCTCATATTGCCATCTCAAATCTCATGGTGGTGGTAGGAGccgtgatgctgctgctgctgcagcaggGTCGTTGGGCTGAGGCGCAGCCCTCTCCCGGCTACTACCCGAGCTCCAAGGTGAGCTCAATGCCCTTCTCGCAGTGGTACAGCAACCTGTGGGGCGCCCAGCACCAGTCCCTCTCCCCGGACCAGACCTCCCTCACCCTCTGGATGGACCGCAGCTCAG GGAGCGGGTTCAAGTCGAAGCGGGCGTACCGGAACGGCTACTTCGGCGTCTCCATGAAGGTCCAGCCCGGCTACACCGCCGGCGTCAACACCGCCTTCTAC CTGTCCAACAACGAGGCGTACCCGGGGTACCACGACGAGATCGACGTGGAGCTGCTGGGCACCGTCCCCGGCGAGCCCTACACGCTGCAGACCAACGTGTACGTCCGCGGCACGGGCGACgcccaccccatcgtcggccgggAGATGCGGTTCCACCTCTGGTTCGACCCCGCCGCGGCCTTCCACCACTACGCCGTGCTCTGGAACCCCGACGAGATCGTCTTCCTCGTCGACGACGTGCCCGTGCGCCGCTACCAGAAGAAGGTGGAGGCCACGTTCCCCGAGCGCGAGATGTGGGCCTACGGCTCCGTCTGGGACGCCTCCGACTGGGCCACCGACGGCGGCCGCTACAGGTCCGACTACCGCTACCAGCCCTTTGTGTCCGGGTTCAAGGATTTCAAGGTCGCCGGCTGCGAGGTCGGCGCGCCGGCGTCGTGCAGCCCCGTGCCGGCGGGCCCCGGAGGCGGGCTGAGCGCGCAGCAGAccgccgccatgagctgggcgcaGCAGCGGGCCATGGTCTACTACTACTGCCAGGATAGCTCCAAGGACCGCTCCAACTACCCCGAGTGCTAG
- the LOC123106163 gene encoding uncharacterized protein isoform X2 yields MEKKMLAAQRKERVQDRMYQGKQRGGCHMVKELTSGFTAAVEEEQGEEHGQSSEEEGDVQDELTDEDFYERDFDVQDGDDDMFDAHVDKNVDDHIEKTEFSDYEAELLEDALEDSHLNMSREEKEKLKHKFSVFNPTTDLNALVFKLGMVFADMIELRHALNAYSVRNRVKVRKLRNTNRSLEAVCKDDCTWYLKAGKDNRSSSIQIKKYTDKHTCTKAWDLKVLTAPFLTKQFREEFRGNEKMPLLKFSEKVEQEFNLVAHRSKLGRARRAAVKEIRGEDDDQYNTLWDYGQELRRSNPGSLFFLCTKEVFDDKAKVTKDHFSTLYWSYDACKRGFLKGCRPIIFLDGCHIKTRYKGNILTAVGIDPNDCIFPIAFGICEVESTHSWEWFLASLKDDLNIINTSTFTIMSDRQKGLTNAMKKVFPDSEHRNCVRHIYQNFHKVHKGEQLKNDLWAIARSTNEAAYTRNMDKMRDHSFAAFNWVENLSPRTWIKAFFDPFCKCDILLNNMCEVFNSYILDGRELPIKSMLDYIFWKTSNRMVGKQREAEKWTGRLCPKIQKKLDKYVEWAKNCRVREYGRGVFQA; encoded by the exons atggaaaagaaaatgttagCTGCTCAGCGAAAGGAAAGAGTCCAAGACAGAATGTATCAAGGAAAACAAAGAGGAGGATGTCATATGGTGAAGGAACTAACTTCTGGGTTTACAGCTGCAGTGGAGGAAGAGCAAGGAGAGGAGCATGGTCAGAGCAGTGAAGAAGAGGGTGATGTTCAGGATGAGTTAACAGATGAGGATTTTTATGAGAGAGACTTTGATGTCCAAGATGGTGACGATGACATGTTTGATGCACATGTTGACAAAAATGTAGATGACCACATAGAGAAGACTGAATTTTCTGACTATGAAGCAGAACTCCTAGAAGATGCACTGGAGGACAGTCATTTGAATATGTcaagagaagagaaagagaagttGAAGCATAAATTCAGTGTTTTCAACCCTACCACAGACCTGAACGCACTAGTGTTTAAGCTAGGTATGGTATTTGCAGACATGATAGAGCTGAGACATGCTCTCAATGCATATAGTGTCAGAAATAGAGTGAAGGTGAGGAAGCTCAGGAATACTAACAGGTCATTAGAGGCAGTATGCAAGGATGATTGTACTTGGTACTTGAAGGCAGGCAAGGACAATAGATCCAGCAGCATTCAGATCAAGAAGTATACTGACAAACATACTTGCACCAAAGCTTGGGATCTGAAAGTGCTTACTGCTCCCTTTCTTACTAAACAGTTCAGAGAAGAGTTCAGAGGCAATGAGAAAATGCCCTTACTGAAATTTTCAGAGAAGGTGGAACAAGAATTTAACTTAGTTGCTCACAGGAGTAAGTTGGGAAGGGCAAGAAGAGCAGCCGTTAAAGAAATCAGGGGAGAAGATGATGATCAATACAACACTTTATGGGACTATGGGCAGGAGTTGAGAAGGAGCAATCCAGGAAGCCTATTTTTCTTGTGCACAAAGGAAGTGTTTGATGACAAGGCCAAGGTCACAAAGGACCACTTCTCAACATTGTACTGGTCTTATGATGCATGTAAGAGGGGTTTTTTGAAGGGTTGCAGACCAATAATTTTCCTTGATGGTTGTCACATCAAAACAAGATATAAGGGGAATATATTGACAGCAGTTGGGATTGATCCAAATGATTGTATCTTTCCTATAGCATTTGGCATATGTGAAGTGGAGTCAACACACAGTTGGGAGTGGTTTCTAGCCTCTTTGAAGGATGACCTGAATATAATCAATACATCAACATTCACCATTATGAGTGACAGACAGAAG GGTTTGACGAATGCTATGAAGAAAGTTTTCCCTGATTCAGAACATAGGAACTGTGTTAGGCACATTTACCAAAATTTCCACAAAGTACACAAGGGTGAACAACTGAAGAATGACCTCTGGGCCATAGCAAGATCCACTAATGAAGCTGCCTACACCAGAAACATGGATAAGATGAGAGATCACAGCTTTGCAGCATTCAATTGGGTTGAGAACTTGTCCCCAAGAACTTGGATCAAAGCTTTCTTTGACCCTTTCTGCAAGTGTGATATATTGCTGAATAACATGTGTGAGGTGTTTAACAG CTACATTTTGGATGGTAGAGAGTTGCCAATTAAATCAATGCTGGATTACATCTTCTGGAAGACTTCAAATAGGATGGTTGGTAAGCAAAGGGAGGCAGAAAAGTGGACAGGCAGGCTTTGCCCCAAGATACAGAAGAAGCTGGACAAGTATGTTGAGTGGGCAAAAAATTGCAGGGTGAGGGAGTATGGAAGAGGTGTATTCCAG GCATGA